The Methanosarcina barkeri str. Wiesmoor DNA segment AACAACCGACCAAGGATTAAGGTTTATCGAAACCTCCTTATTTATAGGGTGTTAGTATGAACAAATCCAGAAGGGAGCCGCTGATGTTGTCGCTTTTCAATGAGTCTATAAGTTGGGATTTAAGATGGAAGAAATAACATATGATAAAACATATCGAAAGCATACTCTCATAAGAGTTTTGGGAATAACTTCACTTACGATTTTAATATTAGCTGGTGTAGTAGGTGCATCGCCATTTGCCTATATTACTAACTACGAAAGTAATAATATTTCTGTAATTGACATAACCACAAATAAGGTTACAGCCACAGTAGATGTAGGAGACCATCCTGCTGGAGTTACAGTCAGTCCAGATGGGAAAAAGGTATATGTGGTGAACGCAGGTAGCAACACTGTTTCTGTAATTGATACAGCAACAAATAAGGTTATACACACAGTGAAAGTGGGAACCGATCCTCAAAGAATTGCAATTAGTCCGGATGGGAAAAAAGCATATGTGACAAGTCTCAGCAACAACATTGTTTCTGTAATTGATACGGCCACGAACAAAGTTACAGCCACAATAGATGTAGGAAACTTTCCTTTTGGAGTTGCATTCAGCCCGGATGGGAAAAAGGCATATGTGACAAATTCTGGCGGTGACTCAACTAACTTTACAGCTACAGTCTCTGTAATTGACACAGCCACAAACGCTGTTGCAGCCACGATATATACAGGGAACAACTCACTTGAAGTTGCATTCAGTCCGGACGGAACAAAGGCATATGTGATGAACTCCAATATTTACCATGACTCCACAGCTACTATTTTGATAATTGACACAACCACAAACGATGTTACAACTACAGTACATGTAGGAGACATTCCTCGCGGAGTTGCAGTCAGCCCAGATGGAAAAAAGGTATATGTAGCTATACAGTTTCCTGGACCTGATTCACTTACGGGTGCTGTTAATATAATTGATACAGCCACAAACAAGGTTACAGCCACTGTGCCTGTAGGAAGGGCGCCTGGTGGAATCGAAGTTACTCCAGATGGAACAAAGATATATGTGGTAAATTATGCAAGCCACACTGTCTCTGTAATTGACACAGCTACAAACAATGTTACAGATACAGTGAACGTAGGAAAATATCCTATTGAAATTGCCTTTGGGAACTTTGTAGATTCTAATATGACTGGTCAAAGCACAAGTGGAAACGAATCGAGTAAAAACTCTACACCAGGCTTTAGTTTATTGGGAGGCTTGGCCTGCCTCTGTGGTGGGTGGAAGTTCAGGAAGAAGTAAGTAATACAGGGCTTGGATTGTCAGACAGTTGAATGGCATAATGTCTTTTTGCGTGTTTGTTTTCAGCCTCTTGAAGAAAAAAGGAAGGGTTAATCCCCATCATTTTAACGGCGAGATACAACCCGTAAACTTTAACAAAACAGCAAACTTAAAATTTTATAATTCATAGGTTAAAACAATTTTATTCAATGTCCTCCTTTGGCCTGAATCCCCATACTCTACCTTTTAATTTTTTACATAATTTACCTTGATCAGCCAGTTGTATTAACCTATTTTTGTAAGTATTGGGTTGCACCCTACTTTCTCGGCAACCTCGGTTGCAGTGCAGGTAGCTTCAGCCATACATTCATCTGACTTTCCGCAGATGTTCTCGAAAAAACAACAATTTTCTTGCTATCGGTTTTGGAGAATTTCTCAAAAATCTCTCGTTATTATCTCAACTGAAGCTTTGGTAAATCGAGTTGAAAGTTTTCATTGAAGGTAAAAATGCCGAAAATTGTAGAACATTTTAAAAATAATTCTTTAAACATCACATGCAATTAGCAGAAAAAACGATAGCAGAAAAAATTATGAAAATTGTACGGACATCTGCGGAAAGAGAGATATTAGCTAAAAAAATAGATAAATTTATCAGACATCTGCGGAAAGACAGATAAATCCAGAACCAGATAGATTCCCCGAACAAATGGAGGCCCGGCGTATTATGATGCAAGAAGGTTCCCACTAGCTATTTGGATGAGTTCTCCTCTTGCATCATTTTCTTTTGTTCCTTTTATGCCTTCAATAGATTCATTGATTAGCTAGTGTTCTGGCAACTTAATTACGATACACAACGTAGACAGTTTCTCATCAGCATAAAGTGATTTTATGATACACAACGTAACAGTTTCTCATCAGCATAAAATGATTTTGAGTTTAGTCAGGGGATTCATAATTAAATGGTTGAGATACTAGATGGCGGAATGACTCAGGAAGCAAACGTGCTTTAGCCGCTGTAGTTCACAGTGCTATAATGGCTCTTACAGAAAGTAGTCCAAACACAAGGAAACCTATGATATAAAACACGGTTGTTTCTACAGTCGGTTTTTCAGTATTCTCTTTTTTTATTTCCTCATCTTTAGAGATTGTTTTGCTCAAATTGTTTTTTAACCAATTTAAAGTAAAAATAACTACTACCGCCATTCCTATTATCTCAGGAATAAAAGTGTGTTCAAGACTAAAACCTTGTGATAAGTTAAGTGTAAAAGATTCTTTGAATAGCATTAATAAGAATGCGATCCCATTAGCAACGTCGTCTTTCGGAAAACTCCATCCAAGTAGAGGCCAGAATAAGGTTTTTGGAGTATTCCACATCTGATCTTCCATAAGATGGAAAAAAGAACCTGACGCAAGGGTAATAATTACTATATCGTTTCTTTTATTATAGACATATAAACCTATTAGGAAGAGAGTAATAGAAAATAATAATGTATGGCTTATCATGCGTCCATTTGAAATCGTTGATGCAAAGACAATCAGTCCTAATGGTTTATCTATCAAATCA contains these protein-coding regions:
- a CDS encoding cytochrome D1 domain-containing protein — protein: MEEITYDKTYRKHTLIRVLGITSLTILILAGVVGASPFAYITNYESNNISVIDITTNKVTATVDVGDHPAGVTVSPDGKKVYVVNAGSNTVSVIDTATNKVIHTVKVGTDPQRIAISPDGKKAYVTSLSNNIVSVIDTATNKVTATIDVGNFPFGVAFSPDGKKAYVTNSGGDSTNFTATVSVIDTATNAVAATIYTGNNSLEVAFSPDGTKAYVMNSNIYHDSTATILIIDTTTNDVTTTVHVGDIPRGVAVSPDGKKVYVAIQFPGPDSLTGAVNIIDTATNKVTATVPVGRAPGGIEVTPDGTKIYVVNYASHTVSVIDTATNNVTDTVNVGKYPIEIAFGNFVDSNMTGQSTSGNESSKNSTPGFSLLGGLACLCGGWKFRKK
- a CDS encoding metal-dependent hydrolase — its product is MLLFGHIGITLGIFFVFSYIAPQLKTIIDKRYLAIGALLPDLIDKPLGLIVFASTISNGRMISHTLLFSITLFLIGLYVYNKRNDIVIITLASGSFFHLMEDQMWNTPKTLFWPLLGWSFPKDDVANGIAFLLMLFKESFTLNLSQGFSLEHTFIPEIIGMAVVVIFTLNWLKNNLSKTISKDEEIKKENTEKPTVETTVFYIIGFLVFGLLSVRAIIAL